A single window of Nicotiana sylvestris chromosome 5, ASM39365v2, whole genome shotgun sequence DNA harbors:
- the LOC104225187 gene encoding uncharacterized protein yields MEKCRLVLFLAAISSVFRLLHATSGDSDPIYKACVDQCKETGCVGDNCFQHCNFSSGGNLIGGPWYLQEPLYLRWKQWDCLSDCRYHCMLVREEERQKLGLKPIKYHGKWPFRRVYGIQEPVSVAFSALNLAVQFHGWVSFFILVNYKLPFSPSKKPYYEYTGLWHIYAILSMNAWIWSAVSHSRDVELTEKLDYSSGGALVGYSLILAILRVFNVRDEAARVMIAAPIVAFVTTHILYLNFYQLDHGLNTKVCVAMSMLQFTLWAVWAAFTRHPSRWKLWLVVTGGVLSTLLKIYDFPPYMGYVDADALWHTISLPLAYLLWSFVRDDSEFGTTTLIKKAK; encoded by the exons AGCATGTGTTGATCAGTGCAAGGAGACTGGATGTGTGGGGGACAACTGCTTTCAGCATTGCAATTTTTCTTCTGGGGGAAATCTCATTGGTGGTCCATGGTACCTGCAGGAACCACTATATCTGAGATGGAAACAGTGGGACTGCCTTAGTGATTGTCGATACCACTGTATGCTTGTCAGAGAGGAAGAAAGGCAGAAGCTTGGTCTTAAGCCTATCAAATATCACGGGAAATGGCCATTCCGTCGTGTTTATGGGATCCAG GAACCTGTTTCTGTGGCTTTCTCTGCCCTTAACCTTGCTGTACAATTCCATGGATGGGTATCCTTTTTCATTCTAGTGAACTACAAGCTACCTTTTAGCCCAAGCAAGAAGCCCTATTATGAATACACTGGTTTGTGGCATATTTATGCAATTTTATCAATGAACGCCTGGATCTGGAGTGCTGTTTCCCATAGTAG AGATGTAGAATTGACTGAGAAGCTAGATTATTCATCTGGGGGTGCGTTGGTTGGGTATTCACTCATTCTTGCTATATTGCGAGTCTTCAATGTGAGAGATGAGGCAGCAAGGGTAATGATTGCTGCTCCCATTGTTGCGTTTGTGACAACCCATATCTTGTATCTGAACTTTTATCAACTTGACCATG GATTAAACACCAAAGTCTGTGTTGCTATGAGCATGTTGCAGTTTACTTTATGGGCGGTCTGGGCAGCTTTTACTCGCCATCCATCACGCTGGAAGTTGTGGCTTGTGGTGACTGGTGGAGTCCTTTCTACACTCCTTAAGATATATGACTTTCCTCCCTATATGGGATATGTGGACGCTGATGCTCTATGGCACACTATCTCCCTTCCCCTAGCGTACTTGTTGTGGAGTTTTGTTAGGGATGACAGTGAATTTGGAACAACTACTCTCATCAAGAAAGCTAAGTAG